GTTTTGCAATTGTTACCGCTTGCATTTCTTTATTTGTATAATTAGTATAATCTGCCATTTATTTTACCTCCTCAGCTTTTTTAGCATATCCTAGTCCAGGAACTATATTTAAGTTTATTAAACGAGTTGCTCCTAATTTATTTAAATAAGCTTCGTGAGTAGGTACATCATATACCCATTCTTTTAAGAATGCTTCAAAATCTTCTTGTGTTTTACTTGCTACATCATACATTTTTAAGAAAGCATTATCATAATCATAGAATCCGTAACATTGAGATGGATGTGCACCATATGGAGCATGAACAACTGCATCAACACAGAATCCAGCTATTGAATTTTTAGTAGGATCTAAACGAATTTCTTCATTACTTACTACTTGTTCACAAGTAACAATACAACGTTTAGCTGCTATAGCTATATCAACATCATGGAATTCATCTCCTATTATAGAACAAGTTCCATCTGGAGAAGCTTTTTGTACATGTATTATTGCTAAATCTATTTCAGGAACAGGTACTGCTACTACCTTTTCTCCTGGTTTAAATGGATTTTCAACATAAACAAACTTATCATTAGGTAATTTATCTATTGTCTCCCTTACTTCTTTTGAAATTCCCCATTTATTTACTAAATCAGTTCCCATCATCAAACGAACTGGTAAATATGGTAATCCTAATGAAGCTGCATGTAACATTAGCATTATAACATCTTGAGAATAGTCTTCCATATTTAATTTTCCTTGCTCATACCATGCTCTAAAACGTCTAGAAACATTTGTTACTCCTGAGTTAGCTGTATAACAGTTAATATAAGCCTTTACTCTTCCAGCCCCTATTAACATATCCCAATCTCCACCTGCAGGTCCTGATTCTCCTACAAAATCTGTAAATCCTTGTCTTAAAATTTCATAAACTAATGCATATGGTTTTCTATTTGTTGTAAATCCCCCTATAACCATATGATCTCCATTTTTGACATATTTTGCTACTGCGTCTTTTAAAGACATTATTTTACTTTCCACGTCAAAAACCTCCTTAAAGTTTTATTTTATAGTATTTTTTATAAAATTATTTACCAAAAACCATCATAAAGAATCCAGCAGCAACTGCTGAACCAATAACTCCTGCAACGTTTGGTCCCATTGCATGCATTAATAAGAAGTTTGTTGGATTAGCTTTAGCTCCTTCAACTTGTGCTACTCTAGCTGCCATTGGTACTGCTGATACTCCAGCTGATCCAATAAGTGGATTTATCTTTCCTCCAGTTATTATACATAAAACTTTTCCTAATAAAACTCCACCAACAGTTGAAAAACAGAAAGCCATAAGTCCCATACCTATAATAGCTAATGTTTGAGTACGTAAGAATATAGTTCCATTTGCTGTTGCTCCAACTGATAAACCTAATAATAAAGTTACTAAGTTACATAGTGCATTTTGTGCTGTATCAGATAAACGTGCAACAACTCCTGATTCTTTTAATAAATTACCATACATTAACATACCAATTAATGGTGCTGTTGATGGTAATAACAAAGCACAGAATAATGTAACAAAAACTGGGAAAACCACTTTTTCTACTTTTGTTACTTTTCTTAATTGTCCCATTTTTATTTTTCTTTCTTTTTCACTTGTCAAAGCTCTCATTATTGGTGGTTGAATCATTGGAATTAACGCCATATATGAATATGCAGCCACTGCTATTGGTGCTACTAATTCTGGTGCTAAATTATTAGCTATATAAATAGCTGTTGGTCCATCAGCCCCTCCAATTATTCCTATTGCTGCTGCCTCTCCTACTGTAAATAGTCCAGTTGCATTAGCTAACATAAATGCTATATAAATTCCAAATTGTGCTGCTGCTCCAAGTAATAAACTAATTGGATTAGCAATTAATGGTCCAAAATCTGTCATGGCCCCAACACATGTAAAAATTAAACATGGAAATAAACTACTTTTTACTCCACTATATATAATTCTTAATACTCCTGAAGAGTACCATGGCTCAGCTTCTTTCATAAGACCTGCTAATGGTAAATTTGCTAAAAACATTCCAAAAGCTATTGGTAAAAGTAATAATGGCTCATATTTTTTTACAATAGCCATATATATTAATACAAATGAAATTAAAATCATAACAAGTTCTTGCCATGTAGCTCCAACAAATCCTGATTCTAACATAATTCCTTTAAAAACTTCTATAAAATTCATTTACAACTCCTCCTTATTTTAATGTAATTAGAGTTGCATCTGTATCTACTGCGTCACCTTTTTTTACTAAGATAGTATCTACTACCCCGTCAGTAGCTGCTACAACTTCTGTTTCCATTTTCATTGCTTCCATTATTATTACTATTTGACCAGCTTTTACAGGTGTTCCTGAAGTTACTTTTACATCTAAAATTGTTCCTGGTAATGGTGCTACTACTGTTGATGCTCCTCCTGAAACTGGTGCTGCAGGTGCTGCTACAGGTTGTGGTGCTGGTGTATTGTTTACTGGTTGTGGTGCTGCTACAGGTTGTGGTGCTACTGGAGCCTGAACTTCTACTTTAACAGGTGCAGCTGCAATAGCTGGAGCTGCTATTTCCTCACGTGTCATTGGTCTATAATCTTCTACTCTCTCTAATTCTATTTCATATCTTTTTCCATTTACATTGGCAATATACTTCATTGTTTTAAAAACCATCCTTTCATAATCTTTTCATAATCTCTTATTTTTCTTAATATTTTATTTTTTAGAATTAAATCTTAACTAAATTATTATTTAATTTCTTTTATAGACTTAATTCTATATTCTCCTCTTTTAGAACGTAATTCCTCTGAAATAGCTGATATTATTACAGCACAATGTTCTTCATCAACATTTTCTTCAACAGGTTTTACTACTTTAGGAGTTGCTTTATTTTCTCCTAATCCTAGAGAATTAAAAATTTTAGAGAAAATTACAATAGCTATAGCTAATATTGCTAACGCTGTAAAAACAACAGATAAACCTAACGCAGAAACTATTACAGATTCAAATATCCCCATAGTATTTCCAGTAAACATCTCTTACACCTCCCTTATTTTATTTTATATTCCATATTATGGAATGCATTTCATTTTTACAAAATAATTATAATACATTTTGTTTTTTCCGTCAATATATTTTATTATTTTATTTTGACTTTTTTTCAGATAATTTTGTACTTTTTCTTTTCATATAGTTTTTTTATAGTTTCTTAAAAATATCCCATTTTATTAGAAACTTCTTGTGCTGCTAATTTTATTATTTTTTTTAAAAATTCTACTCTCTCCTCTGAAAAAGTTTTAGGTTTTGCTACTACAACTCCTAAAGAAGCAATTACCTGTCCTGAACTATTCCTTATAGGAGCTCCTATTCCAAAAGTTCCTTTTGCATAATCTCCTGATGATGTAGATATTCCTTCTAATCTTATTTTTTTTAATTTTTCTCTTAACTCTAATGGAGTTACTTTTAAATTACTTTTTCCTTTATCTAATACTTCTCTTATATATTTATCAATAAAGTCATCACTTTGAAAAGCTAATATAGCTTTTCTTATAGCTCCATAATGAAGATATAATTCATCTCCGAATTCCTCTACTAGTTTAAGAGTTCTTTTTCCATCTATTCTTTCTAAAACTATTCCTTTATGTTCAACTGGAATAATCAAAAATGTATCTTCTCCCGTTTCCGTAGCAATTCTTTTTAAAACTTCATGTGCTATATTTTGCAGATGTAAATGTTTGGATGCTGATGTTCCTAAGGGAATTAAAGCCGGTCCTAATCTATATTCATGTGATTTTTCATCTTTTACCACATATAATGCCATACATAAAGTTTTTAATATTCTATGAATAGTACTTGGAGGTATATTTAATTCACTTGAAAGTTGAGCTATTGAACAAGTATCTTCACTTTTTTTTAATAATTCTAATAATTCTATTGCTTTTAATAAACTTTGTACCATTTACATTTTTTTAATATATTTTTAGTATATTAATCCTCCTTAAAAATATTTTATAGTATATATAAATTATCCCTTATTTTTAAATTTTAGTCAACTATTTTTTCTTTTTATTCTAATATTCTCTTGTTTTGGAATATATATTTTTTGAAATAATATATATTATATATATTAATATTTTATTTTTATTAAATTTATGAATTTTTATTTTATTTTTTTATATGATACTATTTATTATATATAATTTTATTTTAATTTTATACTGTTCTAACTATTTTAGAACTATTAGTACTAATTAAATTCCTAAAAATATATTCTAAAAAAAGAATATATTTATAATAAATATTATATTACAGGGGGTATTATTTATGACTTTTACTTTTAATATGGCTGAAACTTTAGCTATAGC
The DNA window shown above is from Fusobacterium perfoetens ATCC 29250 and carries:
- the gctA gene encoding glutaconate CoA-transferase subunit A, with product MSLKDAVAKYVKNGDHMVIGGFTTNRKPYALVYEILRQGFTDFVGESGPAGGDWDMLIGAGRVKAYINCYTANSGVTNVSRRFRAWYEQGKLNMEDYSQDVIMLMLHAASLGLPYLPVRLMMGTDLVNKWGISKEVRETIDKLPNDKFVYVENPFKPGEKVVAVPVPEIDLAIIHVQKASPDGTCSIIGDEFHDVDIAIAAKRCIVTCEQVVSNEEIRLDPTKNSIAGFCVDAVVHAPYGAHPSQCYGFYDYDNAFLKMYDVASKTQEDFEAFLKEWVYDVPTHEAYLNKLGATRLINLNIVPGLGYAKKAEEVK
- a CDS encoding sodium ion-translocating decarboxylase subunit beta, with protein sequence MNFIEVFKGIMLESGFVGATWQELVMILISFVLIYMAIVKKYEPLLLLPIAFGMFLANLPLAGLMKEAEPWYSSGVLRIIYSGVKSSLFPCLIFTCVGAMTDFGPLIANPISLLLGAAAQFGIYIAFMLANATGLFTVGEAAAIGIIGGADGPTAIYIANNLAPELVAPIAVAAYSYMALIPMIQPPIMRALTSEKERKIKMGQLRKVTKVEKVVFPVFVTLFCALLLPSTAPLIGMLMYGNLLKESGVVARLSDTAQNALCNLVTLLLGLSVGATANGTIFLRTQTLAIIGMGLMAFCFSTVGGVLLGKVLCIITGGKINPLIGSAGVSAVPMAARVAQVEGAKANPTNFLLMHAMGPNVAGVIGSAVAAGFFMMVFGK
- a CDS encoding biotin/lipoyl-containing protein; translation: MKYIANVNGKRYEIELERVEDYRPMTREEIAAPAIAAAPVKVEVQAPVAPQPVAAPQPVNNTPAPQPVAAPAAPVSGGASTVVAPLPGTILDVKVTSGTPVKAGQIVIIMEAMKMETEVVAATDGVVDTILVKKGDAVDTDATLITLK
- a CDS encoding OadG family protein: MFTGNTMGIFESVIVSALGLSVVFTALAILAIAIVIFSKIFNSLGLGENKATPKVVKPVEENVDEEHCAVIISAISEELRSKRGEYRIKSIKEIK
- a CDS encoding IclR family transcriptional regulator, yielding MVQSLLKAIELLELLKKSEDTCSIAQLSSELNIPPSTIHRILKTLCMALYVVKDEKSHEYRLGPALIPLGTSASKHLHLQNIAHEVLKRIATETGEDTFLIIPVEHKGIVLERIDGKRTLKLVEEFGDELYLHYGAIRKAILAFQSDDFIDKYIREVLDKGKSNLKVTPLELREKLKKIRLEGISTSSGDYAKGTFGIGAPIRNSSGQVIASLGVVVAKPKTFSEERVEFLKKIIKLAAQEVSNKMGYF